The following are encoded in a window of Sminthopsis crassicaudata isolate SCR6 chromosome 3, ASM4859323v1, whole genome shotgun sequence genomic DNA:
- the SUPT5H gene encoding transcription elongation factor SPT5 isoform X3, with amino-acid sequence MSDSDDSNFSEEEEEDSERSSEEAEEVEQVEEERRSVAGSEKEEEPEEEEEEEEEEEYDEEEEEEDDDRPPKKPRHGGFILDEADVDDEYEDEDQWEDGAEDILEKASNIDNVVLDEDRSGARRLQNLWRDQREEELGEYYMKKYAKSSVGETVYGGSDELSDDITQQQLLPGVKDPNLWTVKCKIGEERATAIALMRKFIAYQFTDTPLQIKSVVAPEHVKGYIYVEAYKQTHVKQAIEGVGNLRLGYWNQQMVPIKEMTDVLKVVKEVTNLKPKSWVRLKRGIYKDDIAQVDYVEPSQNTISLKMIPRIDYDRIKARMSLKDWFAKRKKFKRPPQRLFDAEKIRSLGGDVASDGDFLIFEGNRYSRKGFLFKSFAMSAVITEGVKPTLSELEKFEDQPEGIDLEVVTESTGKEREHNFQPGDNVEVCEGELINLQGKILSVDGNKITIMPKHEDLKDMLEFPAQELRKYFKMGDHVKVIAGRFEGDTGLIVRVEENFVILFSDLTMHELKVLPRDLQLCSETASGVDVGGQHEWGELVQLDPQTVGVIVRLERETFQVLNMYGKVVTVRHQAVTRKKDNRFAVALDSEQNNIHVKDIVKVIDGPHSGREGEIRHLFRGFAFLHCKKLVENGGMFVCKTRHLVLAGGSKPRDVTNFTVGGFAPMSPRISSPMHPSAGGQRGGFGNAGGGGMSRGRGRRDNDLIGQTVRISQGPYKGYIGVVKDATESTARVELHSTCQTISVDRQRLTTVGSRRPGGMTSAYGRTPMYGSQTPMYVQGSRTPMYSSQTPLHDGSRTPHYGSQTPLHDGSRTPAQSGAWDPNNPNTPSRAEEEYEYAFDDEPTPSPQAYGGTPNPQTPGYPDPSSPQVNAQYNPQTPGTPAMYNTDQFSPYAAPSPQGSYQPSPQSYHQVAPSPAGYQNTHSPASYHPTPSPMAYQASPSPSPVGYSPMTPGAPSPGGYNPHTPGSGIEQNSSDWVTTDIQVKVRDTYLDSQVVGQTGVIRSVTGGMCSVYLKDSEKVVSISSEHLEPITPTKSNKVKVILGEDREATGDLLSIDGEDGIVRMDLDEQLKILNLRFLGKLLEA; translated from the exons ATGTCTGACAGTGATGACAGCAACTTctctgaggaggaggaggaggacagtgAGCGGAGCAGCGAGGAGGCAGAGGAGGTGGAG CAGGTAGAGGAGGAGCGAAGGAGTGTGGCGGGCAGTGAAAAGGAGGAGGAGcctgaggaggaagaggaggaggaggaagaagaggagtatgatgaagaggaagaggaagaagatgatgaCCGTCCCCCTAAAAAGCCAAGACATGGGGGGTTCATCCTGGATGAAGCTG ATGTGGATGATGAGTATGAAGATGAAGACCAGTGGGAAGATGGAGCGGAGGACATTCTGGAGAAGG CATCCAACATTGACAATGTCGTTCTGGATGAGGACCGCTCTGGGGCCCGGCGCCTACAGAATCTCTGGAG GGACCAGCGAGAGGAGGAACTGGGCGAGTATTACATGAAGAAATATGCTAAATCATCTGTGGGAGAAAC TGTGTATGGAGGGTCGGATGAGCTCTCAGATGACATCACTCAACAACAGCTGCTGCCTGGGGTCAA ggACCCCAATCTGTGGACTGTGAAATGTAAG ATTGGGGAGGAACGAGCCACGGCAATCGCCCTCATGAGAAAGTTCATTGCCTACCAGTTCACAGACACA CCATTACAGATCAAGTCAGTGGTGGCTCCAGAACATGTCAAGGGTTACATCTACGTGGAGGCCTACAAGCAAACCCACGTGAAGCAGGCCATCGAGGGGGTGGGCAACCTGCGCCTGGGCTACTGGAACCAGCAGATGGTGCCCATCAAGGAAATGACGGATGTGCTCAAAGTGGTTAAGGAGGTCACCAACCTCAAGCCCAAGTCCTGGGTCCGCCTCAAGAGGGGCATCTACAAAGACGACATCGCCCAG GTGGATTACGTAGAGCCCAGCCAGAATACCATCTCCCTCAAGATGATTCCTCGCATTGACTATGACCGCATCAAAGCCCGAATGAGTCTG AAAGACTGGTTTGCCAAGAGGAAGAAGTTCAAGAGACCCCCACAGCGATTGTTTGATGCTGAAAAAATACG TTCCCTGGGAGGAGATGTGGCTTCTGATGGAGATTTCCTGATCTTTGAAGGGAACCGTTACAGCCGAAAAGGCTTCCTATTCAAAAGCTTCGCGATGTCAGCAGTG aTCACAGAGGGTGTGAAGCCCACACTTTCAGAGCTggaaaagtttgaggaccagCCAGAGGGAATTGACTTGGAGGTGGTGACTGAGAGCACAG GGAAGGAACGGGAACACAACTTCCAGCCTGGGGACAACGTGGAGGTGTGCGAAGGCGAGCTGATCAATCTCCAGGGCAAGATCCTGAGTGTGGATGGCAACAAGATCACCATCATGCCCAAGCATGAGGACCTGAAG GACATGCTCGAGTTCCCAGCCCAGGAGCTGCGGAAATACTTCAAGATGGGGGACCACGTGAAAGTGATTGCTGGGCGATTCGAGGGCGACACGGGCCTCATTGTGCGCGTCGAGGAGAACTTTGTGATCCTCTTCTCCGACCTCACCATGCATGAG CTGAAAGTGCTTCCCAGGGACCTGCAGCTCTGTTCTGAGACAGCCTCGGGCGTGGATGTGGGGGGCCAGCACGAGTGGGGAGAGCTGGTGCAGCTAGATCCCCAGACTGTGGGAGTCATCGTTCGGCTGGAGCGGGAGACCTTCCAG GTCCTGAACATGTACGGGAAGGTGGTGACGGTGCGGCACCAGGCAGTGACTCGCAAGAAGGACAACCGCTTTGCCGTGGCCTTGGACTCTGAGCAGAACAACATCCACGTCAAAGACATCGTGAAGGTCATTGACGGCCCCCATTCG GGCAGAGAGGGAGAGATCAGGCATCTGTTCCGGGGATTTGCATTTCTCCACTGCAAGAAGCTGGTGGAAAATGGCGGCATGTTCGTCTGCAAGACCCGCCACTTGGTGTTGGCAGGAGGCTCCAAG CCTCGAGACGTCACCAACTTCACCGTGGGGGGCTTTGCCCCTATGAGCCCTCGGATCAGCAGTCCCATGCACCCTAGTGCTGGAG GTCAGCGGGGAGGATTTGGCAACGCCGGCGGCGGGGGGATGAGCCGGGGCCGAGGCCGGAGAGATAATGACCTGATAGGACAGACTGTGCGCATCTCTCAGGGGCCTTATAAAG GTTACATCGGGGTGGTGAAGGACGCCACGGAGTCGACGGCCCGAGTTGAGCTTCACTCGACCTGCCAGACCATCTCTGTGGATCGTCAGCGACTCACCACTGT TGGCTCCAGGCGTCCAGGGGGCATGACTTCTGCCTATGGACGGACCCCGATGTATGGCTCTCAGACGCCCATGTATGTCCAAGGTTCCCGGACCCCCATGTACAGTTCACAGACCCCTCTACATGATG GCAGTCGCACTCCACATTACGGTTCCCAGACGCCCCTTCATGATGGCAGCCGCACGCCAGCCCAGAGCGGTGCTTGGGACCCCAACAACCCCAACACGCCATCCAG GGCAGAGGAGGAGTATGAGTATGCCTTTGATGATGAGCCCACACCATCCCCCCAGGCCTATGGTGGGACCCCCAACCCACAGACACCAGGCTATCCAGACCCTTCATCCCCACAGGTCAACGCGCAGTATAACCCCCAGACTCCTGGAACTCCCGCCAT GTACAACACGGACCAGTTCTCACCCTATGCAGCCCCCTCACCACAAGGGTCCTACCAGCCCAGCCCCCAGAGTTACCATCAGGTGGCACCGAGTCCTGCTGGCTACCAGAACACCCACTCACCGGCCAGCTACCACCCCACGCCCTCGCCCATGGCGTACCAG gctagtCCTAGCCCTAGTCCAGTGGGCTACAGTCCAATGACCCCTGGGGCTCCATCCCCTGGTGGCTACAACCCTCACACACCAGGCTCTGGTATTGAGCAGAACTCCAGCGACTGGGTGACCACAGACATCCAGGTGAAGGTCCGAGACACCTACTTGGACAGCCAGGTGGTGGGACAGACAGGCGTCATCCGCAGCGTCACG GGTGGCATGTGCTCCGTGTATTTGAAAGACAGTGAGAAGGTGGTCAGCATCTCTAGTGAACACCTGGAGCCCATCACTCCCACGAAGAGCAATAAG GTGAAGGTGATCTTGGGAGAGGACCGGGAAGCCACTGGAGACCTGTTGAGCATTGACGGGGAGGACGGGATCGTGCGCATGGACCTGGACGAGCAGCTCAAGATCCTCAATCTGCGCTTCCTCGGGAAGCTCCTGGAAGCCTAG
- the SUPT5H gene encoding transcription elongation factor SPT5 isoform X2: MSDSDDSNFSEEEEEDSERSSEEAEEVEVEEERRSVAGSEKEEEPEEEEEEEEEEEYDEEEEEEDDDRPPKKPRHGGFILDEADVDDEYEDEDQWEDGAEDILEKEEIEASNIDNVVLDEDRSGARRLQNLWRDQREEELGEYYMKKYAKSSVGETVYGGSDELSDDITQQQLLPGVKDPNLWTVKCKIGEERATAIALMRKFIAYQFTDTPLQIKSVVAPEHVKGYIYVEAYKQTHVKQAIEGVGNLRLGYWNQQMVPIKEMTDVLKVVKEVTNLKPKSWVRLKRGIYKDDIAQVDYVEPSQNTISLKMIPRIDYDRIKARMSLKDWFAKRKKFKRPPQRLFDAEKIRSLGGDVASDGDFLIFEGNRYSRKGFLFKSFAMSAVITEGVKPTLSELEKFEDQPEGIDLEVVTESTGKEREHNFQPGDNVEVCEGELINLQGKILSVDGNKITIMPKHEDLKDMLEFPAQELRKYFKMGDHVKVIAGRFEGDTGLIVRVEENFVILFSDLTMHELKVLPRDLQLCSETASGVDVGGQHEWGELVQLDPQTVGVIVRLERETFQVLNMYGKVVTVRHQAVTRKKDNRFAVALDSEQNNIHVKDIVKVIDGPHSGREGEIRHLFRGFAFLHCKKLVENGGMFVCKTRHLVLAGGSKPRDVTNFTVGGFAPMSPRISSPMHPSAGGQRGGFGNAGGGGMSRGRGRRDNDLIGQTVRISQGPYKGYIGVVKDATESTARVELHSTCQTISVDRQRLTTVGSRRPGGMTSAYGRTPMYGSQTPMYVQGSRTPMYSSQTPLHDGSRTPHYGSQTPLHDGSRTPAQSGAWDPNNPNTPSRAEEEYEYAFDDEPTPSPQAYGGTPNPQTPGYPDPSSPQVNAQYNPQTPGTPAMYNTDQFSPYAAPSPQGSYQPSPQSYHQVAPSPAGYQNTHSPASYHPTPSPMAYQASPSPSPVGYSPMTPGAPSPGGYNPHTPGSGIEQNSSDWVTTDIQVKVRDTYLDSQVVGQTGVIRSVTGGMCSVYLKDSEKVVSISSEHLEPITPTKSNKVKVILGEDREATGDLLSIDGEDGIVRMDLDEQLKILNLRFLGKLLEA; this comes from the exons ATGTCTGACAGTGATGACAGCAACTTctctgaggaggaggaggaggacagtgAGCGGAGCAGCGAGGAGGCAGAGGAGGTGGAG GTAGAGGAGGAGCGAAGGAGTGTGGCGGGCAGTGAAAAGGAGGAGGAGcctgaggaggaagaggaggaggaggaagaagaggagtatgatgaagaggaagaggaagaagatgatgaCCGTCCCCCTAAAAAGCCAAGACATGGGGGGTTCATCCTGGATGAAGCTG ATGTGGATGATGAGTATGAAGATGAAGACCAGTGGGAAGATGGAGCGGAGGACATTCTGGAGAAGG AAGAGATTGAAG CATCCAACATTGACAATGTCGTTCTGGATGAGGACCGCTCTGGGGCCCGGCGCCTACAGAATCTCTGGAG GGACCAGCGAGAGGAGGAACTGGGCGAGTATTACATGAAGAAATATGCTAAATCATCTGTGGGAGAAAC TGTGTATGGAGGGTCGGATGAGCTCTCAGATGACATCACTCAACAACAGCTGCTGCCTGGGGTCAA ggACCCCAATCTGTGGACTGTGAAATGTAAG ATTGGGGAGGAACGAGCCACGGCAATCGCCCTCATGAGAAAGTTCATTGCCTACCAGTTCACAGACACA CCATTACAGATCAAGTCAGTGGTGGCTCCAGAACATGTCAAGGGTTACATCTACGTGGAGGCCTACAAGCAAACCCACGTGAAGCAGGCCATCGAGGGGGTGGGCAACCTGCGCCTGGGCTACTGGAACCAGCAGATGGTGCCCATCAAGGAAATGACGGATGTGCTCAAAGTGGTTAAGGAGGTCACCAACCTCAAGCCCAAGTCCTGGGTCCGCCTCAAGAGGGGCATCTACAAAGACGACATCGCCCAG GTGGATTACGTAGAGCCCAGCCAGAATACCATCTCCCTCAAGATGATTCCTCGCATTGACTATGACCGCATCAAAGCCCGAATGAGTCTG AAAGACTGGTTTGCCAAGAGGAAGAAGTTCAAGAGACCCCCACAGCGATTGTTTGATGCTGAAAAAATACG TTCCCTGGGAGGAGATGTGGCTTCTGATGGAGATTTCCTGATCTTTGAAGGGAACCGTTACAGCCGAAAAGGCTTCCTATTCAAAAGCTTCGCGATGTCAGCAGTG aTCACAGAGGGTGTGAAGCCCACACTTTCAGAGCTggaaaagtttgaggaccagCCAGAGGGAATTGACTTGGAGGTGGTGACTGAGAGCACAG GGAAGGAACGGGAACACAACTTCCAGCCTGGGGACAACGTGGAGGTGTGCGAAGGCGAGCTGATCAATCTCCAGGGCAAGATCCTGAGTGTGGATGGCAACAAGATCACCATCATGCCCAAGCATGAGGACCTGAAG GACATGCTCGAGTTCCCAGCCCAGGAGCTGCGGAAATACTTCAAGATGGGGGACCACGTGAAAGTGATTGCTGGGCGATTCGAGGGCGACACGGGCCTCATTGTGCGCGTCGAGGAGAACTTTGTGATCCTCTTCTCCGACCTCACCATGCATGAG CTGAAAGTGCTTCCCAGGGACCTGCAGCTCTGTTCTGAGACAGCCTCGGGCGTGGATGTGGGGGGCCAGCACGAGTGGGGAGAGCTGGTGCAGCTAGATCCCCAGACTGTGGGAGTCATCGTTCGGCTGGAGCGGGAGACCTTCCAG GTCCTGAACATGTACGGGAAGGTGGTGACGGTGCGGCACCAGGCAGTGACTCGCAAGAAGGACAACCGCTTTGCCGTGGCCTTGGACTCTGAGCAGAACAACATCCACGTCAAAGACATCGTGAAGGTCATTGACGGCCCCCATTCG GGCAGAGAGGGAGAGATCAGGCATCTGTTCCGGGGATTTGCATTTCTCCACTGCAAGAAGCTGGTGGAAAATGGCGGCATGTTCGTCTGCAAGACCCGCCACTTGGTGTTGGCAGGAGGCTCCAAG CCTCGAGACGTCACCAACTTCACCGTGGGGGGCTTTGCCCCTATGAGCCCTCGGATCAGCAGTCCCATGCACCCTAGTGCTGGAG GTCAGCGGGGAGGATTTGGCAACGCCGGCGGCGGGGGGATGAGCCGGGGCCGAGGCCGGAGAGATAATGACCTGATAGGACAGACTGTGCGCATCTCTCAGGGGCCTTATAAAG GTTACATCGGGGTGGTGAAGGACGCCACGGAGTCGACGGCCCGAGTTGAGCTTCACTCGACCTGCCAGACCATCTCTGTGGATCGTCAGCGACTCACCACTGT TGGCTCCAGGCGTCCAGGGGGCATGACTTCTGCCTATGGACGGACCCCGATGTATGGCTCTCAGACGCCCATGTATGTCCAAGGTTCCCGGACCCCCATGTACAGTTCACAGACCCCTCTACATGATG GCAGTCGCACTCCACATTACGGTTCCCAGACGCCCCTTCATGATGGCAGCCGCACGCCAGCCCAGAGCGGTGCTTGGGACCCCAACAACCCCAACACGCCATCCAG GGCAGAGGAGGAGTATGAGTATGCCTTTGATGATGAGCCCACACCATCCCCCCAGGCCTATGGTGGGACCCCCAACCCACAGACACCAGGCTATCCAGACCCTTCATCCCCACAGGTCAACGCGCAGTATAACCCCCAGACTCCTGGAACTCCCGCCAT GTACAACACGGACCAGTTCTCACCCTATGCAGCCCCCTCACCACAAGGGTCCTACCAGCCCAGCCCCCAGAGTTACCATCAGGTGGCACCGAGTCCTGCTGGCTACCAGAACACCCACTCACCGGCCAGCTACCACCCCACGCCCTCGCCCATGGCGTACCAG gctagtCCTAGCCCTAGTCCAGTGGGCTACAGTCCAATGACCCCTGGGGCTCCATCCCCTGGTGGCTACAACCCTCACACACCAGGCTCTGGTATTGAGCAGAACTCCAGCGACTGGGTGACCACAGACATCCAGGTGAAGGTCCGAGACACCTACTTGGACAGCCAGGTGGTGGGACAGACAGGCGTCATCCGCAGCGTCACG GGTGGCATGTGCTCCGTGTATTTGAAAGACAGTGAGAAGGTGGTCAGCATCTCTAGTGAACACCTGGAGCCCATCACTCCCACGAAGAGCAATAAG GTGAAGGTGATCTTGGGAGAGGACCGGGAAGCCACTGGAGACCTGTTGAGCATTGACGGGGAGGACGGGATCGTGCGCATGGACCTGGACGAGCAGCTCAAGATCCTCAATCTGCGCTTCCTCGGGAAGCTCCTGGAAGCCTAG